A section of the Prochlorococcus sp. MIT 1341 genome encodes:
- a CDS encoding DUF2839 domain-containing protein, whose product MGEARRRAIQGLPPRNDKPRKDDSPKIVSWLPITEKQKNQFYSITTRGAWFGIGALVLLWVVVRFVGPAAGWWVPADARG is encoded by the coding sequence ATGGGAGAAGCCCGTCGTCGAGCTATTCAGGGGTTACCCCCTCGCAATGACAAGCCTAGAAAGGACGATTCTCCAAAAATCGTTTCATGGCTGCCAATCACTGAAAAGCAGAAAAATCAGTTCTATTCAATTACTACCCGTGGAGCGTGGTTCGGTATTGGTGCTCTTGTTTTACTTTGGGTGGTTGTACGTTTTGTAGGACCAGCTGCTGGTTGGTGGGTACCGGCTGACGCAAGAGGTTGA
- a CDS encoding HAD family hydrolase → MSSSQLLVFDFDGVILDGMQEYWSSARQACLMLLEDQADSITLPKEIPNEFKLLRPLVHHGWEMVVIAAELKNTHSQIYKKGIQEFSHQYPRYCKQILAQHGWNPSQLQQALEEVRKKALKHNPEVWLAQHQPFPGVLKRLECLLSEGINYVVLTTKGALFTAELLKRYRLKPYLLYGHEAGSKTEILVELSRKYTLRGFIEDRRATLEKTIAVPQLKSLPCYLANWGYLKPNDHKDLPQEIQLLSLKDLANPLAMWP, encoded by the coding sequence GTGAGTTCTTCACAGCTATTAGTTTTTGATTTCGACGGGGTCATCCTCGACGGAATGCAGGAATACTGGTCTAGTGCGCGTCAAGCATGCCTAATGCTTCTGGAAGATCAAGCAGACTCAATAACCCTCCCAAAAGAAATTCCAAACGAATTCAAATTGCTCAGGCCTTTGGTTCATCACGGCTGGGAAATGGTTGTTATTGCAGCAGAACTAAAAAACACACACAGCCAAATTTACAAGAAAGGAATCCAGGAGTTCTCTCACCAGTACCCGCGGTATTGCAAACAAATTCTTGCCCAGCACGGATGGAATCCATCACAGCTGCAACAAGCATTGGAAGAGGTCAGGAAAAAAGCCCTAAAACATAATCCTGAGGTCTGGTTAGCTCAGCATCAACCATTTCCTGGAGTTCTTAAGCGACTGGAATGCCTTTTATCAGAAGGGATAAATTACGTCGTACTAACTACAAAAGGAGCTTTATTTACAGCTGAGCTACTGAAAAGGTATCGACTTAAGCCTTATCTACTGTATGGGCATGAAGCTGGCAGTAAGACCGAAATTCTTGTTGAGCTATCTAGAAAATACACTCTGCGCGGATTCATCGAAGATCGTAGAGCGACACTAGAAAAGACAATTGCAGTACCTCAACTGAAATCTCTACCTTGCTATTTAGCTAATTGGGGATATCTAAAACCTAATGACCATAAGGATTTACCACAAGAGATTCAACTCTTGAGCCTAAAAGACCTTGCGAACCCCTTGGCGATGTGGCCTTAG
- a CDS encoding LdpA C-terminal domain-containing domain, whose translation MTNVAWVEQAIQRGSWVKLICGASNEDLASITDLCAVYAVAGVHCIDVAANEAVVLAARKGLKWARLNHGVNPWLMVSINDGKDIHFRKAYFDPRYCPLDCYRPCEKICPTQAIRQEKGVESSLCYGCGRCIPNCPFGLIKENNYELKIKHIGSLVNALKPDALEIHTAPGRIETFQQIISEIMISKVPLHRIAVSCGLNKQFTSPEQLAKELWQRHSCLRSHGQRPIWQLDGQPMSGDLNPLTAKVAVKLWEKIHHLAPPGPLQLAGGTNANSIQLIPPTKGPSGIAFGGTARALLKPWLQEAQAKQKNLWEWDAGWQASIEKARTLIGPWLSRNNQ comes from the coding sequence ATGACAAATGTCGCTTGGGTGGAACAAGCTATACAAAGGGGCTCTTGGGTCAAATTGATATGTGGTGCAAGCAATGAAGATCTTGCATCTATAACTGATCTTTGTGCTGTTTATGCAGTAGCTGGAGTTCACTGCATTGATGTTGCTGCTAATGAAGCTGTTGTATTAGCAGCCCGAAAAGGACTTAAGTGGGCAAGGTTAAATCATGGTGTAAACCCTTGGTTAATGGTAAGTATCAATGATGGGAAAGATATTCACTTCCGAAAAGCATATTTTGATCCTAGATATTGTCCTTTAGATTGCTATCGTCCTTGCGAAAAAATCTGTCCAACTCAAGCTATAAGACAAGAAAAAGGTGTTGAATCATCGTTATGTTATGGATGTGGTCGGTGTATTCCAAACTGTCCTTTTGGATTAATCAAAGAAAATAATTACGAGCTCAAAATTAAACATATAGGATCTCTGGTAAATGCACTTAAACCTGATGCATTAGAGATTCATACTGCACCTGGTCGAATAGAGACTTTTCAACAAATAATCTCGGAAATAATGATTAGCAAGGTTCCCCTTCACCGCATTGCAGTGAGTTGTGGCTTAAATAAACAGTTCACCTCACCCGAGCAACTTGCTAAAGAACTCTGGCAGCGGCATTCCTGTCTAAGGAGCCATGGGCAACGTCCCATCTGGCAGCTCGATGGACAACCAATGAGTGGAGACCTAAACCCTCTTACAGCAAAAGTGGCTGTAAAACTTTGGGAAAAGATTCATCATCTCGCCCCACCAGGGCCACTTCAACTAGCAGGAGGGACAAATGCAAATTCAATTCAATTAATTCCTCCTACAAAAGGACCCTCTGGCATTGCATTTGGAGGAACTGCTCGAGCCCTTCTTAAGCCTTGGCTACAGGAAGCTCAGGCAAAACAAAAAAACTTGTGGGAATGGGATGCAGGTTGGCAAGCCTCCATAGAGAAAGCTCGGACCCTTATAGGCCCCTGGCTATCTCGAAATAACCAATAA
- a CDS encoding NAD(P)H-quinone oxidoreductase subunit N, whose translation MPLLLSGRRFINDLEAAGCIAINVPPEGGSETRLLRRLRAKGYRTQIITARGLGDPEAFLFKLHGVRPPHLGHQSVGRGAAVGEVQEVMPQLTEFLVNDSAVVLWLIEGQVLSPSELLALCDLCNREARLKVVVEMGGARSLQWEPMLNRLNS comes from the coding sequence ATGCCGCTTTTGCTCTCTGGGCGAAGGTTTATAAATGACCTAGAGGCCGCTGGCTGCATTGCAATCAATGTTCCTCCAGAAGGAGGCTCGGAAACACGACTGCTTAGAAGGCTGCGTGCTAAAGGCTATCGAACTCAAATAATCACAGCTAGAGGACTTGGGGATCCAGAAGCATTTCTCTTTAAATTGCATGGTGTTAGGCCTCCGCATCTTGGTCATCAAAGTGTTGGGCGTGGAGCAGCCGTAGGAGAAGTACAGGAAGTAATGCCACAACTAACAGAATTCCTGGTGAATGATTCCGCCGTTGTTCTTTGGCTTATTGAAGGGCAAGTCTTATCACCCTCTGAACTACTTGCACTCTGTGATTTATGTAATCGTGAAGCCCGTCTAAAAGTGGTAGTAGAAATGGGAGGGGCTCGCAGCCTTCAGTGGGAACCCATGCTAAATCGTCTTAATTCATAA
- the rplC gene encoding 50S ribosomal protein L3, whose translation MSIGILGKKLGMSQFFDEKGRAVPVTLIEAGPCRITQLKTSETDGYSSVQIGFGDVREKLLNKPSKGHLAKSGQPLLRHLAEFRVHNVGDFQLGSPITVDGFEAGQKVDVSGETMGRGFAGYQKRHGFSRGPMTHGSKNHRQPGSTGAGTTPGRIYPGKRMAGRYGGKQITTRGLTIIQVDNQRNLLVVKGSVPGKPGSLLNIRPAKRVGALIAQGGK comes from the coding sequence ATGTCTATAGGCATCCTCGGGAAGAAATTGGGAATGTCCCAGTTCTTTGACGAAAAAGGCAGAGCTGTTCCGGTCACCTTGATCGAAGCAGGGCCTTGCAGAATTACTCAATTAAAGACCTCTGAAACTGATGGATACTCTTCAGTTCAGATAGGTTTTGGTGATGTTCGTGAGAAATTACTTAATAAGCCTTCTAAGGGTCATTTAGCAAAATCGGGGCAGCCACTCCTTAGGCATTTAGCTGAATTCCGAGTTCATAATGTTGGAGATTTCCAACTTGGTTCACCCATCACTGTCGATGGTTTTGAAGCAGGACAGAAGGTAGACGTCAGTGGTGAAACAATGGGCAGAGGTTTTGCTGGATATCAAAAACGTCATGGCTTTAGTCGGGGCCCAATGACGCATGGTTCGAAGAACCATAGACAACCTGGTTCAACCGGTGCTGGAACTACACCAGGTCGCATTTATCCCGGCAAACGGATGGCTGGAAGATATGGGGGGAAGCAAATAACAACAAGAGGACTAACAATTATTCAGGTTGATAATCAGCGAAATCTCCTAGTAGTTAAAGGTTCTGTCCCCGGAAAGCCTGGTTCTTTATTGAATATTCGGCCTGCTAAGCGGGTTGGGGCTTTGATCGCTCAGGGAGGTAAGTAA
- the recA gene encoding recombinase RecA produces the protein MPVEVKTSQPSNSNSRQNESGSGERDKALSLVLSQIERNFGKGSIMRLGDASRMRVETISTGALTLDLALGGGYPKGRVVEVYGPESSGKTTLTLHAIAEVQKRGGVAAFVDAEHALDPVYAASLGVDIENLLVSQPDTGEMALEIVDQLVRSAAVDLVVVDSVAALTPRSEIEGEMGDHAVGSQARLMSQAMRKITGNIGKSGCTVIFLNQLRLKIGVTYGNPETTTGGNALKFYASVRLDIRRIQTLKRGTEEYGIRAKVKVAKNKVAPPFRIAEFDILFGRGISTLGCLLDLAEETGVVTRKGAWYSYENDNIGQGRDNTITWLEENPKSRDQIEMLVRKKLTEGSEVTANSMRPLAAAARTAATKKASNQVSQAA, from the coding sequence ATGCCAGTCGAAGTAAAAACATCACAACCTTCCAATTCGAATTCACGTCAAAACGAATCAGGCTCAGGGGAAAGGGACAAAGCACTAAGCCTTGTGCTCAGTCAAATCGAACGAAACTTTGGGAAAGGATCCATTATGCGATTGGGGGATGCTTCCAGGATGCGTGTGGAAACAATCTCCACCGGAGCTCTCACACTTGACCTTGCATTAGGCGGAGGGTACCCCAAAGGACGAGTGGTAGAAGTTTATGGCCCTGAAAGCTCAGGCAAGACAACCCTCACGTTGCATGCAATTGCAGAAGTACAAAAAAGAGGTGGCGTAGCAGCATTTGTCGATGCAGAACACGCTCTTGACCCCGTTTACGCGGCTTCCTTAGGGGTTGACATCGAAAACCTTCTGGTCTCTCAACCAGATACAGGCGAAATGGCACTGGAAATTGTCGACCAATTAGTTCGCTCAGCCGCCGTGGATCTAGTGGTTGTCGACTCTGTTGCAGCACTCACCCCACGATCAGAAATCGAGGGGGAAATGGGCGACCACGCCGTCGGCAGCCAAGCGCGTCTCATGAGTCAGGCAATGAGAAAAATCACTGGCAACATAGGAAAATCAGGGTGCACCGTCATTTTTCTCAACCAATTACGTCTCAAAATCGGAGTAACTTATGGAAATCCAGAGACAACAACAGGTGGCAATGCGCTGAAGTTTTACGCCTCCGTCAGACTAGATATACGTCGTATTCAAACCTTAAAACGCGGGACAGAGGAATATGGAATTAGAGCCAAAGTCAAAGTCGCAAAGAACAAAGTTGCCCCTCCTTTCCGTATTGCTGAATTCGATATCCTTTTTGGCCGTGGGATCAGCACCTTGGGCTGTTTACTAGATTTAGCAGAAGAAACAGGTGTAGTTACACGCAAAGGCGCGTGGTACAGCTATGAAAATGACAATATTGGCCAAGGACGTGATAACACAATCACATGGCTCGAAGAGAACCCGAAATCTCGTGACCAGATTGAAATGTTAGTCCGGAAAAAGTTAACTGAAGGATCAGAAGTAACAGCTAATTCGATGAGACCCTTAGCAGCAGCAGCACGAACAGCAGCTACAAAAAAAGCTTCTAACCAGGTGTCTCAAGCTGCTTAA
- a CDS encoding helicase: MKQLLLQDASSWPHHLTVSRLVARSLRRKDHTLIQLEPSSQDEWLFGLMVSLGLEQCGAVIIVSNRLRSKLVTLELPRIRRHGFSISCWEELDPPPQEQLWLLDFSGFVNAYRKGYLQGRQLIVPEAEFLNARLRESILIEIKPNDWESLCRANPSGEKAYLNFFEDISLRLFASKARLNPHVTIDYSDFLAFKDLSFGFGKLPEPWQSVLEIDLDKWATWAELDHKMLTWVWKFKPFEPLFLLQGLLRDQPTILFSGSGKSSLLVSELVPEIFPSPVVVAINELKCQEPIQLFLPKRQPRPNTEVFSEHLLAQSRRLVLGRRGLTVILLDDFHLRLQLTAALAAEFGSRVVHETTAVESNGALCCRWSWWLQHHHRVPLPEQLIIALLPLASLESPYVFARVQSLKRQGRDWFRDFLLPEALSLLPLAVAPLRKGSGRLAILDGRLTSRSWGEDFLRILEPWTPLHRLLPD; the protein is encoded by the coding sequence GATGCTTCTTCTTGGCCACATCACCTTACTGTTAGTCGTCTTGTAGCACGTAGTTTGCGACGTAAGGATCACACTCTGATTCAACTTGAGCCTTCTAGTCAAGATGAATGGTTATTCGGCCTCATGGTTTCACTGGGGTTGGAGCAATGTGGAGCAGTCATAATTGTTTCTAATCGATTGCGATCCAAACTTGTCACACTAGAGCTTCCAAGAATTCGACGACATGGCTTTTCGATTAGTTGTTGGGAAGAGTTGGACCCTCCGCCTCAAGAGCAACTATGGCTATTAGATTTTTCTGGGTTTGTAAATGCTTATAGAAAGGGTTACTTACAAGGCAGACAGCTAATAGTCCCTGAAGCAGAGTTTCTTAATGCGCGGCTTAGAGAAAGTATTTTGATTGAAATTAAACCAAATGATTGGGAAAGTTTATGTCGAGCTAATCCGTCCGGAGAAAAAGCATATTTAAATTTCTTTGAAGACATTAGCCTTAGGCTTTTTGCATCGAAAGCTCGGCTAAACCCTCATGTCACTATTGATTACAGTGATTTTTTAGCTTTTAAGGACTTATCTTTTGGGTTTGGGAAATTGCCTGAGCCATGGCAATCCGTTCTAGAGATTGACTTGGATAAATGGGCTACTTGGGCTGAGTTAGACCACAAAATGTTGACTTGGGTTTGGAAATTTAAACCATTCGAACCTTTATTTTTACTTCAAGGTCTTTTAAGAGATCAGCCAACAATCCTTTTTAGTGGATCTGGCAAAAGTTCATTGCTTGTATCTGAATTGGTTCCTGAAATTTTCCCTTCGCCTGTTGTAGTAGCAATCAATGAGCTCAAGTGTCAGGAACCTATCCAGTTATTTTTACCTAAGCGTCAGCCTCGACCTAATACTGAAGTTTTTTCCGAGCATTTGTTAGCTCAGAGCCGTCGTTTGGTTTTGGGCAGGAGGGGATTGACTGTGATTCTGTTAGATGACTTTCACTTGAGACTTCAACTTACGGCAGCATTGGCAGCGGAATTTGGGAGCAGAGTTGTTCATGAAACTACAGCTGTTGAATCAAATGGTGCTCTTTGTTGTCGATGGTCTTGGTGGTTGCAGCACCACCATCGCGTTCCTTTACCCGAACAATTGATTATTGCTTTACTTCCTTTGGCGAGTTTGGAATCTCCCTATGTTTTTGCTCGTGTTCAATCTCTTAAAAGACAAGGCAGAGATTGGTTTCGAGATTTCTTGTTACCAGAGGCGTTGTCTCTATTGCCACTAGCAGTTGCCCCTCTAAGAAAAGGTTCTGGTCGTTTAGCAATACTTGATGGCCGACTGACATCTAGAAGTTGGGGAGAAGACTTTTTGCGTATTCTTGAGCCTTGGACTCCTTTGCATCGTCTTTTACCCGATTAA